The following proteins are encoded in a genomic region of Takifugu rubripes chromosome 21, fTakRub1.2, whole genome shotgun sequence:
- the LOC105418007 gene encoding GTPase IMAP family member 8-like isoform X2, producing the protein MAASATATTPRILMFGKNPTEMMKLSHFITGKHNQKKSIRFRPSPTVVQTLNIFSHPGNRVKHDMKRCVAQCHPGPNVLLLLVKPSDFTEEDRQILNFALSFFGHDAIKHLMVILTQSDGGGNPFVNQLIEDGSHKVHMINLEETDLQDEDSRELLEKMEIIIQGNGGQHLNFSGENDVTPYPKESPNLVLCGRHNHLKMLVLNVILGKKTVPPAYLTEDVKMVMLPSLSERSKEEAKKAALESFSYCDSGVINALLLVLPLQPPSKEDVKELEAIQAAFGAKVKDFIVILFIIEGRVNNSWVERFLKQNRDIEQIVQSCSGQYKTIDILDKQQVFQAMHVVKEMKTVTGFRREDMYNTPVSRQLSLLQSSGRPRLLPKRASLRKHPAPKLLEKPNVPYPPSQGAMQLASPAERTKLLRMMLIGKTGSGKSATGNTILGQKHFESRVGINSVTRQCQTASGVIDGYRVALVDTPGLFDTSFSNEDTKRELVKCMSLLAPGPHVFLLVLRIGRFTWEEKITVALTTTFFGEKSKDFIIIIFTWGDELKGQSIDSYLAQDKEGSLQTLITQCGGRYVVFNNKDQHNRSQVSQLLVKVEEMIKKNGKGYYTTEMFRETEDVIGKITEKIMKEKEQEILVQQRTFKLHHQQVKQRRKESIAESKDNLDPKYEELRDLQEVIKIEEEKRDQEKKQKKRQEEAKPQKFQSIFKGLKKGPKSAQESDTRTQRRAEVTKEKEVWELESKEWGGQRALEDKKKHTENQELLQKLKELDVKESVTRKNLEEERELKHIQEEYEKKQQEIKRRYEEDARKEAQELICVEQTYIIDVLDKIDICVTQVQSLLQSQNEDYDELRKKQKMEEEELRLKQTAKGNLDKEISKLKMRHREELQQWINERMEIPGRNRPKPCTII; encoded by the exons ATGGCAGCGTCAGCAACAG CTACGACACCCAGAATACTTATGTTTGGAAAAAATCCGACTGAAATGATGAAACTCAGTCACTTCATCACAGGAAAACACAATCAAAAGAAGTCCATAAGGTTTAGGCCGTCGCCCACAGTGGttcaaacattaaacattttcaGTCATCCAGGGAACAGAGTGAAACATGACATGAAGAGATGCGTCGCTCAGTGTCACCCAGGACCaaatgttctgctgctgctagtgAAGCCATCTGATTTTACTGAGGAAGACAGGCAAATCCTGAATTTCGCCTTGAGCTTCTTTGGACATGATGCTATAAAACACCTAATGGTTATCTTAACACAAAGCGATGGAGGAGGAAATCCTTTTGTGAACCAACTCATTGAAGATGGTAGCCACAAAGTGCACATGATCAACTTGGAAGAGACAGATCTTCAGGATGAGGACTCTAGAGAACTGCTAGAAAAAATGGAGATAATAATTCAAGGAAATGGGGGACAACATTTAAATTTTTCAGGCGAAAACGATGTGACTCCATATCCAAAAGAATCCCCAAACCTAGTTCTCTGTGGCAGACACAATCACTTAAAGATGTTGGTGCTTAACGTCATTTTGGGAAAAAAGACTGTTCCACCTGCTTACCTAACAGAAGATGTTAAAATGGTGATGTTGCCTTCCTTGTCTGAAAGGTCAAAAGAAGAAGCCAAAAAAGCAGCATTAGAATCGTTCTCCTACTGTGACTCTGGCGTTATTAATGCCTTGCTTTTAGTCCTTCCTTTACAACCTCCATCGAAAGAAGATGTGAAAGAGTTAGAAGCGATCCAGGCAGCATTCGGCGCTAAAGTCAAAGACTTTATCGTGATTCTTTTTATTATAGAGGGAAGGGTAAACAATTCATGGGTTGAAAGGTTTCTAAAGCAAAACAGAGATATCGAACAGATCGTCCAGAGCTGCAGTGGCCAATACAAGACCATCGACATATTGGACAAGCAGCAAGTCTTTCAGGCAATGCATGTtgtgaaagaaatgaaaactgttACAGGCTTTAGACGAGAAGACATGTATAATACACCTGTTTCACGACAATTATCGTTGTTACAGAGTTCTGGTAGACCTAGGTTGCTTCCAAAAAGAGCGTCTCTTAGGAAACATCCGGCTCCAAAACTCTTGGAAAAGCCCAACGTTCCATATCCCCCGTCTCAAGGTGCAATGCAGTTAGCCAGCCCAGCAGAAAGAACAAAACTGCTCAGGATGATGCTTATTGGGAAAACTGGCAGTGGTAAGAGTGCCACTGGAAACACAATTTTGGGGCAGAAACACTTTGAATCTAGAGTTGGTATAAATTCAGTGACCCGCCAATGCCAAACAGCATCAGGAGTGATTGATGGGTACCGCGTTGCTTTGGTTGACACCCCTGGCTTGTTCGACACGTCTTTTTCGAACGAAGACACTAAGAGGGAACTTGTGAAATGCATGAGCTTGTTGGCCCCTGGACCTCATGTGTTTTTACTGGTGTTACGGATTGGCCGCTTCACGTGGGAGGAAAAGATTACAGTGGCGCTCACGACAACATTTTTTGGTGAAAAATCAAAAGATTTCATCATTATCATATTTACTTGGGGAGATGAGCTCAAAGGTCAATCAATAGACAGTTATCTAGCACAAGATAAGGAGGGTTCTCTTCAAACACTGATAACACAATGTGGAGGGAGATACGTGGTCTTCAACAACAAGGACCAGCACAATCGTTCTCAGGTCAGCCAGCTGCTGGTAAAGGTGGAGGAAATGATAAAAAAGAATGGCAAAGGTTACTACACTACAGAGATGTTCAGGGAAACAGAAGATGTCATTGGCAAGATAACAGAGAAAATtatgaaagaaaaggaacaagaaATACTGGTGCAACAAAGGACATTTAAGTTACATCATCAACAAgtaaaacaaagaagaaaagaaagcattGCAGAGTCCAAAGATAACTTAGATCCAAAATATGAAGAGTTGAGGGATCTGCAAGAAGTGATAAagattgaagaagaaaaaagagatcaagagaaaaaacagaagaaaagacagGAGGAAGCCAAACCACAAAAGTTCCAAAGCATATTTAAAGGTTTGAAGAAAGGACCAAAGTCTGCCCAAGAATCTGACACGAGAACACAACGTAGAGCTGAGgtgacaaaagaaaaagaagtttGGGAGCTGGAAAGTAAGGAATGGGGGGGACAAAGAGCTTTAGaagataaaaagaaacacacagagaacCAAGAATTGCTTCAAAAACTCAAAGAGCTCGATGTGAAAGAATCAGTCACAAGAAAAAACttagaggaggaaagagaactGAAACACATTCAAGAGGAATATgaaaagaaacagcaggaaaTTAAAAGGAGATATGAAGAGGATGCCAGGAAGGAAGCTCAGGAATTAATTTGTGTCGAACAAACCTACATAATTGATGTTTTGGATAAGATTGACATTTGTGTAACGCAAGTTCAATCGCTGTTGCAAAGCCAAAATGA AGACTATGATGaactgaggaaaaaacaaaaaatggaagaagaagaactgaGACTAAAACAAACTGCTAAAGGAAATCTGGATAAGGAAATCAGTAAGCTAAAGATGAGGCACAGGGAAGAACTACAGCAGTGGATAAATGAACGCATGGAAATACCCGGGAGAAATAGGCCTAAACCCTGCACCATTATCTGA
- the LOC105418007 gene encoding GTPase IMAP family member 8-like isoform X1, translating into MAASATATTPRILMFGKNPTEMMKLSHFITGKHNQKKSIRFRPSPTVVQTLNIFSHPGNRVKHDMKRCVAQCHPGPNVLLLLVKPSDFTEEDRQILNFALSFFGHDAIKHLMVILTQSDGGGNPFVNQLIEDGSHKVHMINLEETDLQDEDSRELLEKMEIIIQGNGGQHLNFSGENDVTPYPKESPNLVLCGRHNHLKMLVLNVILGKKTVPPAYLTEDVKMVMLPSLSERSKEEAKKAALESFSYCDSGVINALLLVLPLQPPSKEDVKELEAIQAAFGAKVKDFIVILFIIEGRVNNSWVERFLKQNRDIEQIVQSCSGQYKTIDILDKQQVFQAMHVVKEMKTVTGFRREDMYNTPVSRQLSLLQSSGRPRLLPKRASLRKHPAPKLLEKPNVPYPPSQGAMQLASPAERTKLLRMMLIGKTGSGKSATGNTILGQKHFESRVGINSVTRQCQTASGVIDGYRVALVDTPGLFDTSFSNEDTKRELVKCMSLLAPGPHVFLLVLRIGRFTWEEKITVALTTTFFGEKSKDFIIIIFTWGDELKGQSIDSYLAQDKEGSLQTLITQCGGRYVVFNNKDQHNRSQVSQLLVKVEEMIKKNGKGYYTTEMFRETEDVIGKITEKIMKEKEQEILVQQRTFKLHHQQVKQRRKESIAESKDNLDPKYEELRDLQEVIKIEEEKRDQEKKQKKRQEEAKPQKFQSIFKGLKKGPKSAQESDTRTQRRAEVTKEKEVWELESKEWGGQRALEDKKKHTENQELLQKLKELDVKESVTRKNLEEERELKHIQEEYEKKQQEIKRRYEEDARKEAQELICVEQTYIIDVLDKIDICVTQVQSLLQSQNEMIIERLCKNSANKRDYDELRKKQKMEEEELRLKQTAKGNLDKEISKLKMRHREELQQWINERMEIPGRNRPKPCTII; encoded by the exons ATGGCAGCGTCAGCAACAG CTACGACACCCAGAATACTTATGTTTGGAAAAAATCCGACTGAAATGATGAAACTCAGTCACTTCATCACAGGAAAACACAATCAAAAGAAGTCCATAAGGTTTAGGCCGTCGCCCACAGTGGttcaaacattaaacattttcaGTCATCCAGGGAACAGAGTGAAACATGACATGAAGAGATGCGTCGCTCAGTGTCACCCAGGACCaaatgttctgctgctgctagtgAAGCCATCTGATTTTACTGAGGAAGACAGGCAAATCCTGAATTTCGCCTTGAGCTTCTTTGGACATGATGCTATAAAACACCTAATGGTTATCTTAACACAAAGCGATGGAGGAGGAAATCCTTTTGTGAACCAACTCATTGAAGATGGTAGCCACAAAGTGCACATGATCAACTTGGAAGAGACAGATCTTCAGGATGAGGACTCTAGAGAACTGCTAGAAAAAATGGAGATAATAATTCAAGGAAATGGGGGACAACATTTAAATTTTTCAGGCGAAAACGATGTGACTCCATATCCAAAAGAATCCCCAAACCTAGTTCTCTGTGGCAGACACAATCACTTAAAGATGTTGGTGCTTAACGTCATTTTGGGAAAAAAGACTGTTCCACCTGCTTACCTAACAGAAGATGTTAAAATGGTGATGTTGCCTTCCTTGTCTGAAAGGTCAAAAGAAGAAGCCAAAAAAGCAGCATTAGAATCGTTCTCCTACTGTGACTCTGGCGTTATTAATGCCTTGCTTTTAGTCCTTCCTTTACAACCTCCATCGAAAGAAGATGTGAAAGAGTTAGAAGCGATCCAGGCAGCATTCGGCGCTAAAGTCAAAGACTTTATCGTGATTCTTTTTATTATAGAGGGAAGGGTAAACAATTCATGGGTTGAAAGGTTTCTAAAGCAAAACAGAGATATCGAACAGATCGTCCAGAGCTGCAGTGGCCAATACAAGACCATCGACATATTGGACAAGCAGCAAGTCTTTCAGGCAATGCATGTtgtgaaagaaatgaaaactgttACAGGCTTTAGACGAGAAGACATGTATAATACACCTGTTTCACGACAATTATCGTTGTTACAGAGTTCTGGTAGACCTAGGTTGCTTCCAAAAAGAGCGTCTCTTAGGAAACATCCGGCTCCAAAACTCTTGGAAAAGCCCAACGTTCCATATCCCCCGTCTCAAGGTGCAATGCAGTTAGCCAGCCCAGCAGAAAGAACAAAACTGCTCAGGATGATGCTTATTGGGAAAACTGGCAGTGGTAAGAGTGCCACTGGAAACACAATTTTGGGGCAGAAACACTTTGAATCTAGAGTTGGTATAAATTCAGTGACCCGCCAATGCCAAACAGCATCAGGAGTGATTGATGGGTACCGCGTTGCTTTGGTTGACACCCCTGGCTTGTTCGACACGTCTTTTTCGAACGAAGACACTAAGAGGGAACTTGTGAAATGCATGAGCTTGTTGGCCCCTGGACCTCATGTGTTTTTACTGGTGTTACGGATTGGCCGCTTCACGTGGGAGGAAAAGATTACAGTGGCGCTCACGACAACATTTTTTGGTGAAAAATCAAAAGATTTCATCATTATCATATTTACTTGGGGAGATGAGCTCAAAGGTCAATCAATAGACAGTTATCTAGCACAAGATAAGGAGGGTTCTCTTCAAACACTGATAACACAATGTGGAGGGAGATACGTGGTCTTCAACAACAAGGACCAGCACAATCGTTCTCAGGTCAGCCAGCTGCTGGTAAAGGTGGAGGAAATGATAAAAAAGAATGGCAAAGGTTACTACACTACAGAGATGTTCAGGGAAACAGAAGATGTCATTGGCAAGATAACAGAGAAAATtatgaaagaaaaggaacaagaaATACTGGTGCAACAAAGGACATTTAAGTTACATCATCAACAAgtaaaacaaagaagaaaagaaagcattGCAGAGTCCAAAGATAACTTAGATCCAAAATATGAAGAGTTGAGGGATCTGCAAGAAGTGATAAagattgaagaagaaaaaagagatcaagagaaaaaacagaagaaaagacagGAGGAAGCCAAACCACAAAAGTTCCAAAGCATATTTAAAGGTTTGAAGAAAGGACCAAAGTCTGCCCAAGAATCTGACACGAGAACACAACGTAGAGCTGAGgtgacaaaagaaaaagaagtttGGGAGCTGGAAAGTAAGGAATGGGGGGGACAAAGAGCTTTAGaagataaaaagaaacacacagagaacCAAGAATTGCTTCAAAAACTCAAAGAGCTCGATGTGAAAGAATCAGTCACAAGAAAAAACttagaggaggaaagagaactGAAACACATTCAAGAGGAATATgaaaagaaacagcaggaaaTTAAAAGGAGATATGAAGAGGATGCCAGGAAGGAAGCTCAGGAATTAATTTGTGTCGAACAAACCTACATAATTGATGTTTTGGATAAGATTGACATTTGTGTAACGCAAGTTCAATCGCTGTTGCAAAGCCAAAATGAAATGATCATAGAACGTCTTTGCAAAAACAGTGCAAACAAACGAGACTATGATGaactgaggaaaaaacaaaaaatggaagaagaagaactgaGACTAAAACAAACTGCTAAAGGAAATCTGGATAAGGAAATCAGTAAGCTAAAGATGAGGCACAGGGAAGAACTACAGCAGTGGATAAATGAACGCATGGAAATACCCGGGAGAAATAGGCCTAAACCCTGCACCATTATCTGA